A genomic segment from Amyelois transitella isolate CPQ chromosome 15, ilAmyTran1.1, whole genome shotgun sequence encodes:
- the LOC106138059 gene encoding histone acetyltransferase Tip60 isoform X2, whose product MNEIDDELSTFCDSATALVEGCRLPVRMQGGDDWPLAEIISIKEIRGQRGYYVHYVDFNKRLDEWVGESWLDTRKVQFPRRDGAPTGGTTTPKKTHIGSGGGVMPNFINESVSNDTVRPSSNSHKATNASHPTPPKIPEKIHPTNALNGSAQKSAHVSLPGEPRQLISRPASPTLGHDTSSLVNGGAVLAAALQKKMNRKRKANSLDNDPDVLPSLEAAEGEAASGAATPTTRPRQSGSMLAHGHDDLVTRMKNIEMIELGRHRIRPWYFAPYPQEMVNLPCIYICEFCLKYRKSKKCLERHLIKCKLKHPPGNEIYRKGSISFFEIDGRKNKCYAQNLCLLAKLFLDHKTLYYDTDPFLFYVMTEFDSRGFHIVGYFSKEKESTEDYNVACILTLPPYQRKGYGKLLIEFSYELSKFEGKTGSPEKPLSDLGLLSYRSYWAQTILDILMHSKPVGDNEKPIITINEICELTSIKKEDVISTLQNLNLINYYKGQYIISVNKQHEKAMEKRTLRIDPKCLHWTPKDWSKRSKCV is encoded by the exons atgaacGAAATCGACGATGAGTTATCTACATTTTGTGATTCAGCG ACAGCGTTGGTGGAAGGATGTCGCTTGCCTGTGCGTATGCAAGGAGGCGATGACTGGCCACTTGCAGAAATTATAAGCATCAAAGAAATACGCGGACAACGAGGATATTATGTTCACTATGTTGATT ttaaCAAGCGTCTGGATGAATGGGTTGGTGAGTCATGGCTGGACACACGCAAGGTGCAGTTTCCCAGGAGAGATGGAGCTCCCACGGGAGGCACAACCACTCCGAAGAagacccatattggatcaggAGGTGGCGTCATGcctaattttatta ATGAAAGTGTCAGCAATGACACTGTGAGGCCTAGTAGCAATAGCCATAAAGCCACTAACGCGAGCCACCCGACCCCCCCAAAAATACCTGAAAAGATCCACCCCACCAATGCACTCAATGGTTCTGCTCAAAAATCAGCACATG TGAGCCTGCCAGGGGAGCCCCGGCAGCTGATATCGCGGCCGGCGAGCCCCACCCTCGGCCATGACACGTCGTCATTGGTCAATGGCGGCGCTGTATTGGCCGCCGCGCTGCAGAAAAAGATGAACAGGAAACGGAAGGCCAACTCGCTGGATAATGAT CCTGATGTGTTACCATCTTTGGAAGCGGCGGAGGGCGAAGCGGCAAGCGGGGCGGCGACCCCCACCACTCGACCGCGGCAATCCGGAAGCATGTTGGCTCATGGACATGACGATTTGGTCACCAGGATGAAGAATATAGAGATGATTGAACTGGGACGGCATAGAATACGGCCGTGGTATTTTGCGCCATATCCTCAG GAAATGGTGAATCTGCCCTGCATCTACATTTGTGAATTTTGTCTGAAATATAGAAAGAGTAAAAAGTGTTTAGAAAGACATTTG ATAAAATGCAAACTAAAACATCCGCCCGGCAACGAAATATATCGTAAAGGCAGTATATCATTCTTCGAAATCGACGgacgcaaaaataaatgttacgcCCAAAACCTGTGTTTACTCGCCAAACTGTTCTTGGACCACAAGACGTTGTACTACGACACCGACCCGTTCCTGTTTTATGTTATGACTGAATTTGATTCTAGAG GTTTTCACATAGTGGGTTATTTTTCGAAAGAAAAAGAGAGTACAGAAGACTACAATGTAGCATGTATTTTAACTTTACCGCCATACCAAAGGAAAGGGTATGGAAAGCTGCTCATAGAATtca gCTATGAACTATCCAAATTCGAGGGCAAAACTGGATCGCCAGAGAAGCCGCTGTCGGACCTTGGGTTGCTCTCGTACAGGAGCTACTGGGCGCAGACGATACTGGACATCCTCATGCACAGCAAACCTGTCGGCGACAACGAGAAGCCCATCATTACTATCAA tgaaatcTGCGAACTGACCAGCATAAAGAAAGAAGATGTAATAAGCACCTTACAGAACCTCAACCTTATAAACTATTATAAGGGCCAGTACATCATATCGGTCAATAAG CAACACGAGAAAGCTATGGAGAAAAGGACGTTACGAATAGACCCAAAATGTCTACACTGGACGCCAAAAGATTGGTCCAAACGCTCTAAATG TGTTTGA
- the LOC106140547 gene encoding mitochondrial import inner membrane translocase subunit Tim9: MATPGEMSEADQIKTFKDFLVQYNKLSELCFNDCVHDFTSRTLRSSEEKCTLNCMEKYLRTNQRVSQRFHEFQMIANENMLALTQKSNPS, translated from the exons ATGGCGACCCCTGGAGAAATGAGTGAAGCTGACCAAATCAAAACC tTCAAAGATTTCCTTGTACAGTACAACAAGTTATCAGAGCTGTGTTTCAATGATTGTGTACATGATTTCACATCGAGGACACTACGATCTTCAGAA GAAAAGTGCACATTAAATTGCATGGAAAAATACTTACGGACAAATCAGAGAGTTTCACAGAGGTTCCACGAGTTCCAGATGATTGCCAATGAGAATATGTTAGCGCTCACGCAAAAATCTAATCCGAGCTAA
- the LOC106138059 gene encoding histone acetyltransferase Tip60 isoform X6 — protein MNEIDDELSTFCDSATALVEGCRLPVRMQGGDDWPLAEIISIKEIRGQRGYYVHYVDFNKRLDEWVGESWLDTRKVQFPRRDGAPTGGTTTPKKTHIGSGGGVMPNFINESVSNDTVRPSSNSHKATNASHPTPPKIPEKIHPTNALNGSAQKSAHVSLPGEPRQLISRPASPTLGHDTSSLVNGGAVLAAALQKKMNRKRKANSLDNDPDVLPSLEAAEGEAASGAATPTTRPRQSGSMLAHGHDDLVTRMKNIEMIELGRHRIRPWYFAPYPQEMVNLPCIYICEFCLKYRKSKKCLERHLIKCKLKHPPGNEIYRKGSISFFEIDGRKNKCYAQNLCLLAKLFLDHKTLYYDTDPFLFYVMTEFDSRGFHIVGYFSKEKESTEDYNVACILTLPPYQRKGYGKLLIEFSYELSKFEGKTGSPEKPLSDLGLLSYRSYWAQTILDILMHSKPVGDNEKPIITINEICELTSIKKEDVISTLQNLNLINYYKGQYIISVNKELIQQHEKAMEKRTLRIDPKCLHWTPKDWSKRSKCV, from the exons atgaacGAAATCGACGATGAGTTATCTACATTTTGTGATTCAGCG ACAGCGTTGGTGGAAGGATGTCGCTTGCCTGTGCGTATGCAAGGAGGCGATGACTGGCCACTTGCAGAAATTATAAGCATCAAAGAAATACGCGGACAACGAGGATATTATGTTCACTATGTTGATT ttaaCAAGCGTCTGGATGAATGGGTTGGTGAGTCATGGCTGGACACACGCAAGGTGCAGTTTCCCAGGAGAGATGGAGCTCCCACGGGAGGCACAACCACTCCGAAGAagacccatattggatcaggAGGTGGCGTCATGcctaattttatta ATGAAAGTGTCAGCAATGACACTGTGAGGCCTAGTAGCAATAGCCATAAAGCCACTAACGCGAGCCACCCGACCCCCCCAAAAATACCTGAAAAGATCCACCCCACCAATGCACTCAATGGTTCTGCTCAAAAATCAGCACATG TGAGCCTGCCAGGGGAGCCCCGGCAGCTGATATCGCGGCCGGCGAGCCCCACCCTCGGCCATGACACGTCGTCATTGGTCAATGGCGGCGCTGTATTGGCCGCCGCGCTGCAGAAAAAGATGAACAGGAAACGGAAGGCCAACTCGCTGGATAATGAT CCTGATGTGTTACCATCTTTGGAAGCGGCGGAGGGCGAAGCGGCAAGCGGGGCGGCGACCCCCACCACTCGACCGCGGCAATCCGGAAGCATGTTGGCTCATGGACATGACGATTTGGTCACCAGGATGAAGAATATAGAGATGATTGAACTGGGACGGCATAGAATACGGCCGTGGTATTTTGCGCCATATCCTCAG GAAATGGTGAATCTGCCCTGCATCTACATTTGTGAATTTTGTCTGAAATATAGAAAGAGTAAAAAGTGTTTAGAAAGACATTTG ATAAAATGCAAACTAAAACATCCGCCCGGCAACGAAATATATCGTAAAGGCAGTATATCATTCTTCGAAATCGACGgacgcaaaaataaatgttacgcCCAAAACCTGTGTTTACTCGCCAAACTGTTCTTGGACCACAAGACGTTGTACTACGACACCGACCCGTTCCTGTTTTATGTTATGACTGAATTTGATTCTAGAG GTTTTCACATAGTGGGTTATTTTTCGAAAGAAAAAGAGAGTACAGAAGACTACAATGTAGCATGTATTTTAACTTTACCGCCATACCAAAGGAAAGGGTATGGAAAGCTGCTCATAGAATtca gCTATGAACTATCCAAATTCGAGGGCAAAACTGGATCGCCAGAGAAGCCGCTGTCGGACCTTGGGTTGCTCTCGTACAGGAGCTACTGGGCGCAGACGATACTGGACATCCTCATGCACAGCAAACCTGTCGGCGACAACGAGAAGCCCATCATTACTATCAA tgaaatcTGCGAACTGACCAGCATAAAGAAAGAAGATGTAATAAGCACCTTACAGAACCTCAACCTTATAAACTATTATAAGGGCCAGTACATCATATCGGTCAATAAG GAACTAATACAGCAACACGAGAAAGCTATGGAGAAAAGGACGTTACGAATAGACCCAAAATGTCTACACTGGACGCCAAAAGATTGGTCCAAACGCTCTAAATG TGTTTGA
- the LOC106138059 gene encoding histone acetyltransferase Tip60 isoform X4, with protein MNEIDDELSTFCDSATALVEGCRLPVRMQGGDDWPLAEIISIKEIRGQRGYYVHYVDFNKRLDEWVGESWLDTRKVQFPRRDGAPTGGTTTPKKTHIGSGGGVMPNFINESVSNDTVRPSSNSHKATNASHPTPPKIPEKIHPTNALNGSAQKSAHVSLPGEPRQLISRPASPTLGHDTSSLVNGGAVLAAALQKKMNRKRKANSLDNDPDVLPSLEAAEGEAASGAATPTTRPRQSGSMLAHGHDDLVTRMKNIEMIELGRHRIRPWYFAPYPQEMVNLPCIYICEFCLKYRKSKKCLERHLIKCKLKHPPGNEIYRKGSISFFEIDGRKNKCYAQNLCLLAKLFLDHKTLYYDTDPFLFYVMTEFDSRGFHIVGYFSKEKESTEDYNVACILTLPPYQRKGYGKLLIEFSYELSKFEGKTGSPEKPLSDLGLLSYRSYWAQTILDILMHSKPVGDNEKPIITINEICELTSIKKEDVISTLQNLNLINYYKGQYIISVNKQHEKAMEKRTLRIDPKCLHWTPKDWSKRSKW; from the exons atgaacGAAATCGACGATGAGTTATCTACATTTTGTGATTCAGCG ACAGCGTTGGTGGAAGGATGTCGCTTGCCTGTGCGTATGCAAGGAGGCGATGACTGGCCACTTGCAGAAATTATAAGCATCAAAGAAATACGCGGACAACGAGGATATTATGTTCACTATGTTGATT ttaaCAAGCGTCTGGATGAATGGGTTGGTGAGTCATGGCTGGACACACGCAAGGTGCAGTTTCCCAGGAGAGATGGAGCTCCCACGGGAGGCACAACCACTCCGAAGAagacccatattggatcaggAGGTGGCGTCATGcctaattttatta ATGAAAGTGTCAGCAATGACACTGTGAGGCCTAGTAGCAATAGCCATAAAGCCACTAACGCGAGCCACCCGACCCCCCCAAAAATACCTGAAAAGATCCACCCCACCAATGCACTCAATGGTTCTGCTCAAAAATCAGCACATG TGAGCCTGCCAGGGGAGCCCCGGCAGCTGATATCGCGGCCGGCGAGCCCCACCCTCGGCCATGACACGTCGTCATTGGTCAATGGCGGCGCTGTATTGGCCGCCGCGCTGCAGAAAAAGATGAACAGGAAACGGAAGGCCAACTCGCTGGATAATGAT CCTGATGTGTTACCATCTTTGGAAGCGGCGGAGGGCGAAGCGGCAAGCGGGGCGGCGACCCCCACCACTCGACCGCGGCAATCCGGAAGCATGTTGGCTCATGGACATGACGATTTGGTCACCAGGATGAAGAATATAGAGATGATTGAACTGGGACGGCATAGAATACGGCCGTGGTATTTTGCGCCATATCCTCAG GAAATGGTGAATCTGCCCTGCATCTACATTTGTGAATTTTGTCTGAAATATAGAAAGAGTAAAAAGTGTTTAGAAAGACATTTG ATAAAATGCAAACTAAAACATCCGCCCGGCAACGAAATATATCGTAAAGGCAGTATATCATTCTTCGAAATCGACGgacgcaaaaataaatgttacgcCCAAAACCTGTGTTTACTCGCCAAACTGTTCTTGGACCACAAGACGTTGTACTACGACACCGACCCGTTCCTGTTTTATGTTATGACTGAATTTGATTCTAGAG GTTTTCACATAGTGGGTTATTTTTCGAAAGAAAAAGAGAGTACAGAAGACTACAATGTAGCATGTATTTTAACTTTACCGCCATACCAAAGGAAAGGGTATGGAAAGCTGCTCATAGAATtca gCTATGAACTATCCAAATTCGAGGGCAAAACTGGATCGCCAGAGAAGCCGCTGTCGGACCTTGGGTTGCTCTCGTACAGGAGCTACTGGGCGCAGACGATACTGGACATCCTCATGCACAGCAAACCTGTCGGCGACAACGAGAAGCCCATCATTACTATCAA tgaaatcTGCGAACTGACCAGCATAAAGAAAGAAGATGTAATAAGCACCTTACAGAACCTCAACCTTATAAACTATTATAAGGGCCAGTACATCATATCGGTCAATAAG CAACACGAGAAAGCTATGGAGAAAAGGACGTTACGAATAGACCCAAAATGTCTACACTGGACGCCAAAAGATTGGTCCAAACGCTCTAAATGGTAA
- the LOC106138059 gene encoding histone acetyltransferase Tip60 isoform X5 → MNEIDDELSTFCDSATALVEGCRLPVRMQGGDDWPLAEIISIKEIRGQRGYYVHYVDFNKRLDEWVGESWLDTRKVQFPRRDGAPTGGTTTPKKTHIGSGDESVSNDTVRPSSNSHKATNASHPTPPKIPEKIHPTNALNGSAQKSAHVSLPGEPRQLISRPASPTLGHDTSSLVNGGAVLAAALQKKMNRKRKANSLDNDPDVLPSLEAAEGEAASGAATPTTRPRQSGSMLAHGHDDLVTRMKNIEMIELGRHRIRPWYFAPYPQEMVNLPCIYICEFCLKYRKSKKCLERHLIKCKLKHPPGNEIYRKGSISFFEIDGRKNKCYAQNLCLLAKLFLDHKTLYYDTDPFLFYVMTEFDSRGFHIVGYFSKEKESTEDYNVACILTLPPYQRKGYGKLLIEFSYELSKFEGKTGSPEKPLSDLGLLSYRSYWAQTILDILMHSKPVGDNEKPIITINEICELTSIKKEDVISTLQNLNLINYYKGQYIISVNKELIQQHEKAMEKRTLRIDPKCLHWTPKDWSKRSKCV, encoded by the exons atgaacGAAATCGACGATGAGTTATCTACATTTTGTGATTCAGCG ACAGCGTTGGTGGAAGGATGTCGCTTGCCTGTGCGTATGCAAGGAGGCGATGACTGGCCACTTGCAGAAATTATAAGCATCAAAGAAATACGCGGACAACGAGGATATTATGTTCACTATGTTGATT ttaaCAAGCGTCTGGATGAATGGGTTGGTGAGTCATGGCTGGACACACGCAAGGTGCAGTTTCCCAGGAGAGATGGAGCTCCCACGGGAGGCACAACCACTCCGAAGAagacccatattggatcaggAG ATGAAAGTGTCAGCAATGACACTGTGAGGCCTAGTAGCAATAGCCATAAAGCCACTAACGCGAGCCACCCGACCCCCCCAAAAATACCTGAAAAGATCCACCCCACCAATGCACTCAATGGTTCTGCTCAAAAATCAGCACATG TGAGCCTGCCAGGGGAGCCCCGGCAGCTGATATCGCGGCCGGCGAGCCCCACCCTCGGCCATGACACGTCGTCATTGGTCAATGGCGGCGCTGTATTGGCCGCCGCGCTGCAGAAAAAGATGAACAGGAAACGGAAGGCCAACTCGCTGGATAATGAT CCTGATGTGTTACCATCTTTGGAAGCGGCGGAGGGCGAAGCGGCAAGCGGGGCGGCGACCCCCACCACTCGACCGCGGCAATCCGGAAGCATGTTGGCTCATGGACATGACGATTTGGTCACCAGGATGAAGAATATAGAGATGATTGAACTGGGACGGCATAGAATACGGCCGTGGTATTTTGCGCCATATCCTCAG GAAATGGTGAATCTGCCCTGCATCTACATTTGTGAATTTTGTCTGAAATATAGAAAGAGTAAAAAGTGTTTAGAAAGACATTTG ATAAAATGCAAACTAAAACATCCGCCCGGCAACGAAATATATCGTAAAGGCAGTATATCATTCTTCGAAATCGACGgacgcaaaaataaatgttacgcCCAAAACCTGTGTTTACTCGCCAAACTGTTCTTGGACCACAAGACGTTGTACTACGACACCGACCCGTTCCTGTTTTATGTTATGACTGAATTTGATTCTAGAG GTTTTCACATAGTGGGTTATTTTTCGAAAGAAAAAGAGAGTACAGAAGACTACAATGTAGCATGTATTTTAACTTTACCGCCATACCAAAGGAAAGGGTATGGAAAGCTGCTCATAGAATtca gCTATGAACTATCCAAATTCGAGGGCAAAACTGGATCGCCAGAGAAGCCGCTGTCGGACCTTGGGTTGCTCTCGTACAGGAGCTACTGGGCGCAGACGATACTGGACATCCTCATGCACAGCAAACCTGTCGGCGACAACGAGAAGCCCATCATTACTATCAA tgaaatcTGCGAACTGACCAGCATAAAGAAAGAAGATGTAATAAGCACCTTACAGAACCTCAACCTTATAAACTATTATAAGGGCCAGTACATCATATCGGTCAATAAG GAACTAATACAGCAACACGAGAAAGCTATGGAGAAAAGGACGTTACGAATAGACCCAAAATGTCTACACTGGACGCCAAAAGATTGGTCCAAACGCTCTAAATG TGTTTGA
- the LOC106138057 gene encoding uncharacterized protein LOC106138057, with protein MACCSSGGKANKSSSSCLGRCDLPRHRCLYKSDVKPGPVPKHMGWHYTAKDAPEHQLRCGWRPGHISCPVLRRIEQHNCMKAGECGPCSSTCSRPPCSKPCCAPPKCVALCPSSPSCCKPPVVGQPLIRIIRHGGQYSICTKPSNMSNAPYGPYPLKYVLNTDDSEPSGKSIKFSVEAKFNDYHFDYTSSQSSFVLDFSPPEQRCFKPCPKKSMICMRADVGPCWPPLVYKKYEIMP; from the exons ATGGCATGTTGTAGCAGTGGTGGAaaag CAAATAAGTCATCATCGAGCTGTCTAGGCCGTTGCGACCTCCCCAGGCACAGATGTTTGTACAAGTCCGACGTGAAACCGGGCCCAGTACCCAAACACATGGGATGGCATTACACAGCCAAAGACGCTCCGGAACATCAG TTGAGATGTGGTTGGCGGCCTGGTCACATCTCTTGTCCAGTCCTCAGACGGATAGAACAGCATAACTGTATGAAAGCCGGTGAATGCGGCCCATGCTCTTCAACCTGCTCTCGACCACCATGCTCGAAGCCCTGCTGTGCTCCGCCCAAATGTGTCGCACTCTGCCCTTCATCCCCATCTTGTTGCAAGCCACCAGTTGTCGGACAACCTCTAATTAGAATCATCAGACATGGCGGCCAATACAGCATTTGCACTAAGCCCTCCAACATGAGCAACGCTCCATATGGCCCCTACCCTCTCAAATATGTGCTGAATACCGACGACAGCGAACCTAGTGGGAAAAGTATAAAGTTCAGCGTGGAAGCCAAGTTCAACGACTATCATTTCGATTATACCAGTTCTCAGTCATCATTTGTGTTGGATTTCTCGCCACCGGAACAGAGATGCTTCAAACCGTGTCCGAAAAAGAGTATGATTTGCATGCGCGCTGATGTGGGACCCTGCTGGCCGCCTCTTGTTTATAAGAAATACGAAATAATGCCATGA
- the LOC106138059 gene encoding histone acetyltransferase Tip60 isoform X3 → MNEIDDELSTFCDSATALVEGCRLPVRMQGGDDWPLAEIISIKEIRGQRGYYVHYVDFNKRLDEWVGESWLDTRKVQFPRRDGAPTGGTTTPKKTHIGSGGGVMPNFINESVSNDTVRPSSNSHKATNASHPTPPKIPEKIHPTNALNGSAQKSAHVSLPGEPRQLISRPASPTLGHDTSSLVNGGAVLAAALQKKMNRKRKANSLDNDPDVLPSLEAAEGEAASGAATPTTRPRQSGSMLAHGHDDLVTRMKNIEMIELGRHRIRPWYFAPYPQEMVNLPCIYICEFCLKYRKSKKCLERHLIKCKLKHPPGNEIYRKGSISFFEIDGRKNKCYAQNLCLLAKLFLDHKTLYYDTDPFLFYVMTEFDSRGFHIVGYFSKEKESTEDYNVACILTLPPYQRKGYGKLLIEFSYELSKFEGKTGSPEKPLSDLGLLSYRSYWAQTILDILMHSKPVGDNEKPIITINEICELTSIKKEDVISTLQNLNLINYYKGQYIISVNKQHEKAMEKRTLRIDPKCLHWTPKDWSKRSKW, encoded by the exons atgaacGAAATCGACGATGAGTTATCTACATTTTGTGATTCAGCG ACAGCGTTGGTGGAAGGATGTCGCTTGCCTGTGCGTATGCAAGGAGGCGATGACTGGCCACTTGCAGAAATTATAAGCATCAAAGAAATACGCGGACAACGAGGATATTATGTTCACTATGTTGATT ttaaCAAGCGTCTGGATGAATGGGTTGGTGAGTCATGGCTGGACACACGCAAGGTGCAGTTTCCCAGGAGAGATGGAGCTCCCACGGGAGGCACAACCACTCCGAAGAagacccatattggatcaggAGGTGGCGTCATGcctaattttatta ATGAAAGTGTCAGCAATGACACTGTGAGGCCTAGTAGCAATAGCCATAAAGCCACTAACGCGAGCCACCCGACCCCCCCAAAAATACCTGAAAAGATCCACCCCACCAATGCACTCAATGGTTCTGCTCAAAAATCAGCACATG TGAGCCTGCCAGGGGAGCCCCGGCAGCTGATATCGCGGCCGGCGAGCCCCACCCTCGGCCATGACACGTCGTCATTGGTCAATGGCGGCGCTGTATTGGCCGCCGCGCTGCAGAAAAAGATGAACAGGAAACGGAAGGCCAACTCGCTGGATAATGAT CCTGATGTGTTACCATCTTTGGAAGCGGCGGAGGGCGAAGCGGCAAGCGGGGCGGCGACCCCCACCACTCGACCGCGGCAATCCGGAAGCATGTTGGCTCATGGACATGACGATTTGGTCACCAGGATGAAGAATATAGAGATGATTGAACTGGGACGGCATAGAATACGGCCGTGGTATTTTGCGCCATATCCTCAG GAAATGGTGAATCTGCCCTGCATCTACATTTGTGAATTTTGTCTGAAATATAGAAAGAGTAAAAAGTGTTTAGAAAGACATTTG ATAAAATGCAAACTAAAACATCCGCCCGGCAACGAAATATATCGTAAAGGCAGTATATCATTCTTCGAAATCGACGgacgcaaaaataaatgttacgcCCAAAACCTGTGTTTACTCGCCAAACTGTTCTTGGACCACAAGACGTTGTACTACGACACCGACCCGTTCCTGTTTTATGTTATGACTGAATTTGATTCTAGAG GTTTTCACATAGTGGGTTATTTTTCGAAAGAAAAAGAGAGTACAGAAGACTACAATGTAGCATGTATTTTAACTTTACCGCCATACCAAAGGAAAGGGTATGGAAAGCTGCTCATAGAATtca gCTATGAACTATCCAAATTCGAGGGCAAAACTGGATCGCCAGAGAAGCCGCTGTCGGACCTTGGGTTGCTCTCGTACAGGAGCTACTGGGCGCAGACGATACTGGACATCCTCATGCACAGCAAACCTGTCGGCGACAACGAGAAGCCCATCATTACTATCAA tgaaatcTGCGAACTGACCAGCATAAAGAAAGAAGATGTAATAAGCACCTTACAGAACCTCAACCTTATAAACTATTATAAGGGCCAGTACATCATATCGGTCAATAAG CAACACGAGAAAGCTATGGAGAAAAGGACGTTACGAATAGACCCAAAATGTCTACACTGGACGCCAAAAGATTGGTCCAAACGCTCTAAATG GTAA
- the LOC106138059 gene encoding histone acetyltransferase Tip60 isoform X1 — MNEIDDELSTFCDSATALVEGCRLPVRMQGGDDWPLAEIISIKEIRGQRGYYVHYVDFNKRLDEWVGESWLDTRKVQFPRRDGAPTGGTTTPKKTHIGSGGGVMPNFINESVSNDTVRPSSNSHKATNASHPTPPKIPEKIHPTNALNGSAQKSAHVSLPGEPRQLISRPASPTLGHDTSSLVNGGAVLAAALQKKMNRKRKANSLDNDPDVLPSLEAAEGEAASGAATPTTRPRQSGSMLAHGHDDLVTRMKNIEMIELGRHRIRPWYFAPYPQEMVNLPCIYICEFCLKYRKSKKCLERHLIKCKLKHPPGNEIYRKGSISFFEIDGRKNKCYAQNLCLLAKLFLDHKTLYYDTDPFLFYVMTEFDSRGFHIVGYFSKEKESTEDYNVACILTLPPYQRKGYGKLLIEFSYELSKFEGKTGSPEKPLSDLGLLSYRSYWAQTILDILMHSKPVGDNEKPIITINEICELTSIKKEDVISTLQNLNLINYYKGQYIISVNKELIQQHEKAMEKRTLRIDPKCLHWTPKDWSKRSKW, encoded by the exons atgaacGAAATCGACGATGAGTTATCTACATTTTGTGATTCAGCG ACAGCGTTGGTGGAAGGATGTCGCTTGCCTGTGCGTATGCAAGGAGGCGATGACTGGCCACTTGCAGAAATTATAAGCATCAAAGAAATACGCGGACAACGAGGATATTATGTTCACTATGTTGATT ttaaCAAGCGTCTGGATGAATGGGTTGGTGAGTCATGGCTGGACACACGCAAGGTGCAGTTTCCCAGGAGAGATGGAGCTCCCACGGGAGGCACAACCACTCCGAAGAagacccatattggatcaggAGGTGGCGTCATGcctaattttatta ATGAAAGTGTCAGCAATGACACTGTGAGGCCTAGTAGCAATAGCCATAAAGCCACTAACGCGAGCCACCCGACCCCCCCAAAAATACCTGAAAAGATCCACCCCACCAATGCACTCAATGGTTCTGCTCAAAAATCAGCACATG TGAGCCTGCCAGGGGAGCCCCGGCAGCTGATATCGCGGCCGGCGAGCCCCACCCTCGGCCATGACACGTCGTCATTGGTCAATGGCGGCGCTGTATTGGCCGCCGCGCTGCAGAAAAAGATGAACAGGAAACGGAAGGCCAACTCGCTGGATAATGAT CCTGATGTGTTACCATCTTTGGAAGCGGCGGAGGGCGAAGCGGCAAGCGGGGCGGCGACCCCCACCACTCGACCGCGGCAATCCGGAAGCATGTTGGCTCATGGACATGACGATTTGGTCACCAGGATGAAGAATATAGAGATGATTGAACTGGGACGGCATAGAATACGGCCGTGGTATTTTGCGCCATATCCTCAG GAAATGGTGAATCTGCCCTGCATCTACATTTGTGAATTTTGTCTGAAATATAGAAAGAGTAAAAAGTGTTTAGAAAGACATTTG ATAAAATGCAAACTAAAACATCCGCCCGGCAACGAAATATATCGTAAAGGCAGTATATCATTCTTCGAAATCGACGgacgcaaaaataaatgttacgcCCAAAACCTGTGTTTACTCGCCAAACTGTTCTTGGACCACAAGACGTTGTACTACGACACCGACCCGTTCCTGTTTTATGTTATGACTGAATTTGATTCTAGAG GTTTTCACATAGTGGGTTATTTTTCGAAAGAAAAAGAGAGTACAGAAGACTACAATGTAGCATGTATTTTAACTTTACCGCCATACCAAAGGAAAGGGTATGGAAAGCTGCTCATAGAATtca gCTATGAACTATCCAAATTCGAGGGCAAAACTGGATCGCCAGAGAAGCCGCTGTCGGACCTTGGGTTGCTCTCGTACAGGAGCTACTGGGCGCAGACGATACTGGACATCCTCATGCACAGCAAACCTGTCGGCGACAACGAGAAGCCCATCATTACTATCAA tgaaatcTGCGAACTGACCAGCATAAAGAAAGAAGATGTAATAAGCACCTTACAGAACCTCAACCTTATAAACTATTATAAGGGCCAGTACATCATATCGGTCAATAAG GAACTAATACAGCAACACGAGAAAGCTATGGAGAAAAGGACGTTACGAATAGACCCAAAATGTCTACACTGGACGCCAAAAGATTGGTCCAAACGCTCTAAATG GTAA